The Pelobates fuscus isolate aPelFus1 chromosome 2, aPelFus1.pri, whole genome shotgun sequence genome has a segment encoding these proteins:
- the LOC134586555 gene encoding uncharacterized protein LOC134586555, producing MCSRRVYSVSTAGDFWKAVLAMEVKFLSKLALLVIICAVEVWAQGSSGAGILSTCQRSFVVINLPAGNVLNRKVQFSAIDEFGRAFLIDNQLASQCGYSISYDAWGNIEFRASLLSCYTQIRNDSYFTVSVKVDISTGLSTVGESNKRSVDCPYKWCPREVVCERSYMEVSVRRTIPHIPEGALQDEPEDWSEAFPEAVSGLMSIWQVVFHLTSTRKAMLVKDAQKLGYGINTTEARIILRAPYNATEARLQRVSGVGFSAVRATVLYKQRWFLLMADTAVSCPVDDVTFVDGKIIWTVPKTIPDLLIGASMIKITHTEIGVDLTTLTKAELLNRSYLVVDNSVTTSITIPYGSFGGYYKSRTSYGEYGIFYHIRMLLQYLWEDNRRGVTKYTVIKDIKTPFDPRPPTTTNETIISSREFNVTIGTFLPDVELVNLTIGLVTIPVSECNKLGCMISSWRHPNGNITYLLKVPFDNSNVEKQYIPEYTNVYTLNVTFGFLIIPSMETFTKNTSVTITIEDAVPPTAKEACGSSLTLNVTRGNVDTNWVPYIKNVRVSLGSAQTYGFQYSSSNTNFIVSVPPSSSLVAYDSAGSLGLMITLPLTLRDDSSGLSKYQFSVTCTYPANELIQCFPNGTISVVVMKLAALPDLDLSLLQLRARSCRPALYSDTNAIFIFQVNTCETSRQFSGNKMTYENDVLYFRSGSTVPAYQLKVSCNYTINNTMYFRYSFNYNPAPSVQTTNDPLVFILRLSKDKKYTTFYDTSEYPVVKYLKDPLYFEVELMRSKDVRLELFLENCWATASPETVSVPRWDVVVNSCEFSETYNTIFHAVTSDNRVKFPKLLKRFEVNMFTFMNADQAYTGTIYFHCSVVICNSETLSSDPICTGSCIPNRQRLGRSVDSPSQSDNFVSSEALWLTPESGLDTAQFKSNLAIQ from the exons ATGTGCTCTAGGAGAGTTTATTCCGTGAGCACTGCTGGGGATTTTTGGAAAGCTGTTTTGGCCATGGAGGTGAAATTCTTATCCAA GTTGGCTTTGCTGGTAATCATTTGTGCGGTTGAGGTCTGGGCCCAGGGGAGTTCAGGAGCAG GAATTCTCTCAACGTGCCAAAGGTCCTTTGTAGTAATTAATTTGCCAGCCGGAAATGTGCTCAACCGCAAAGTGCAATTTTCAGCTATTG ACGAATTTGGGAGAGCATTTCTCATAGACAACCAGTTGGCCTCTCAGTGTGGGTATTCAATCTCTTATGATGCCTGGGGCAACATTGAATTTAGAGCTTCACTTCTCAGCTGTTACACCCAGATTAGG AATGACAGCTACTTCACGGTCTCCGTAAAAGTAGATATCTCCACTGGCCTAAGCACTGTGGGTGAGAGTAACAAAAGATCAGTTGACTGTCCCTACAAGTGGTGTCCTCGTGAAGTTGTCTGTGAAAGAAGCTACATGGAG GTGTCAGTCCGACGGACCATCCCACATATTCCAGAAGGTGCTCTACAAGACGAGCCAGAGGACTGGTCTGAAGCCTTTCCAGAA GCCGTATCGGGACTCATGTCAATCTGGCAAGTAGTATTCCATCTTACCTCAACTCGGAAAGCTATGTTGGTCAAAGATGCCCAAAAACTTGGCTATGGCATAAATACAACAGAGGCCAGAATAATTCTAAGAGCCCCATACAATGCTACGGAAGCCCGACTCCAAAGA GTCAGTGGAGTGGGATTCTCTGCCGTAAGAGCTACTGTATTATACAAACAGCGCTGGTTTCTTCTCATGgctgacactgctgtatcctgcCCAGTTG ATGATGTGACTTTTGTAGATGGAAAGATAATATGGACCGTTCCAAAAACCATTCCAGACTTGCTTATCGGTGCTAGTATGATAAAAATCACCCATACTGAAATTGGAGTTGACCTCACTACTCTGACAAAGGCTGAGTTGCTCAATAGAAGTTATTTGGTGGTTGACAACAGTGTGACAACTTCCATCACTATACCCTATGGATCATTTGGTGGCTATTATAAG AGTCGTACATCTTATGGAGAATATGGTATATTCTATCATATCAGAATGCTGCTACAATATCTATGGGAAGACAACCGGAGGGGTGTGACCAAATATACAGTTATTAAAGATATAAAAACTCCCTTTGATCCTCGGCCACCAACTACAACAAACG aGACAATAATTTCTTCCAGGGAATTTAATGTAACTATTGGAACATTTTTACCGGATGTAGAGCTCGTGAACCTAACAATTGGTCTTGTAACCATACCTGTATCGGAATGTAATAAATTAGGATGTATGATTTCGTCATGGAGGCATCCAAATGGAAATATCACTTATCTATTAAAAGTTCCCTTTGACAATTCCAATGTGGAAAAGCAG tatatCCCAGAATATACCAATGTTTACACTTTGAACGTCACTTTTGGGTTCCTTATCATTCCAAGTATGGAGACGTTCACCAAAAACACTTCAGTTACCATTACAATTGAAGATGCTG TGCCTCCAACTGCTAAAGAGGCCTGTGGATCATCCTTGACCTTGAATGTCACTCGTGGGAATGTGGACACAAATTGGGTTCCATACATCAAGAATGTGCGTGTGAGCCTGGGTTCTGCGCAAACCTATGGATTTCAGTATTCATCAAGTAACACAAACTTTATAGTTTCAGTTCCACCCTCGTCCAGTCTTGTTGCCTATGAT TCTGCCGGTTCCCTGGGCTTGATGATTACTCTACCATTGACCCTGAGGGATGACTCTTCTGGACTTTCAAAATATCAATTCAGTGTTACCTGTACCTATCCTGCAAACGAATTGATCC agtgtttTCCGAATGGAACCATAAGTGTGGTTGTAATGAAGCTAGCTGCTCTACCAGATCTGGACCTGTCTCTCCTCCAATTAAGGGCCAGATCCTGCCGACCTGCTTTGTACTCTGACACAAACGCCATATTCATTTTTCAAGTAAACACTTGTGAAACTAGCAGACAG TTTTCAGGTAACAAAATGACTTATGAAAATGATGTATTGTACTTCAGATCTGGATCTACAGTTCCTGCTTACCA GCTAAAAGTTTCTTGCAACTACACTATAAATAATACCATGTATTTCCGGTATTCTTTTAACTACAACCCTGCACCCAGCGTTCAAACTACAAATGATCctcttgtatttattttaagGTTAAGTAAAG ATAAAAAGTACACCACCTTCTATGACACATCAGAATATCCAGTTGTTAAATATCTGAAGGATCCACTGTATTTTGAAGTTGAGCTGATGCGCAGCAAAGACGTGCGGCTTGAGCTCTTCTTGGAGAACTGTTGGGCTACGGCTTCCCCTGAGACAGTCAGTGTGCCGAGGTGGGATGTTGTGGTGAACAG CTGCGAATTTTCAGAGACCTATAATACTATATTCCATGCAGTGACCTCAGACAACAGGGTGAAGTTCCCAAAACTCCTGAAAAGATTTGAAGTAAACATGTTCACGTTTATGAATGCAGACCAAGCTTATACAGGAACG ATCTATTTCCACTGCAGTGTCGTAATTTGTAATTCTGAAACCCTCTCTTCTGATCCCATCTGCACTGGATCTTGCATACCCAACAGGCAGCGGTTAG GGCGAAGTGTGGATTCTCCGAGTCAATCTGACAACTTTGTGAGTTCTGAAGCTCTCTGGCTGACGCCTGAATCTGGACTGGATACTGCACAGT ttAAGAGCAATCTTGCCATTCAGTGA